One region of Zonotrichia leucophrys gambelii isolate GWCS_2022_RI unplaced genomic scaffold, RI_Zleu_2.0 Scaffold_559_33212, whole genome shotgun sequence genomic DNA includes:
- the LOC135441818 gene encoding hydrocephalus-inducing protein homolog isoform X3 translates to MVLSLMNKDKILHVVKVSMESSPYFQLVSSSDAYRAVPPGASVPVRIRFTPSKNKDYCHELVCLTARERIVVPIRAIGARAVLDFPAQLDFSKCPVKVSTQQTLLVRNVGARAARYQLSTQR, encoded by the exons ATGGTGCTGTCTCTCATGAATAAGGACAAG ATTCTTCACGTGGTGAAGGTCTCCATGGAGAGCTCACCTTACTTCCAGCTGGTGAGCTCCAGCGATGCGTACCGTGCCGTGCCGCCGggcgcctctgtccctgtgcgCATCCGCTTCACCCCCAGCAAGAACAAG gattaTTGCCACGAGCTGGTGTGCCTCACTGCCAGGGAAAGGATCGTTGTGCCAATTCGGGCCATTGGTGCCCGAGCTGTGCTGGacttccctgcccagctggacTTCTCCAAGTGTCCAGTCAAGGTCAGCACCCAGCAGACTCTGCTGGTGCGCAATGTCGGTGCCCGGGCAGCTCGGTACCAGCTGAGCACCCAGAGGTGA